In the genome of Candidatus Binatia bacterium, one region contains:
- a CDS encoding phospholipase D family protein, with translation MDMKRDGEHIPFVSSGAYPIRSGNTLEPLIDGEPAFRRICEATEQARRSVWVTVAFLEPRVQMPDGRGTVFDVLDRARARGIDVRVIFWRCPELEEVSPSTHFMGTEAQRESLRTRGSTFLARWDRATKLYCHHQKSWLIDAGDPSEVAFVGGINLDHGSVVPAGHPLRTGPNMHARDANVHDVYSELRGPSATDVHHNFVQRWNEASERVAEDGRWHSESAGADLEFPETTSQVAGDVVVQIQRTVRRGTYRNAVATPGGEPFPIEEGDYSIADQYLRAIDAAQRTIYFEDQAIGSPEVVERLLPALDRGVEVVFLVPADANTAMVEGRKDDGRNRFWEALTRLGQHERFTLAGIATPAGDGAYQHIYVHAKICLIDDVWCTIGSTNIANRSFYGDTELNASVWHAPTVRDLRCTLLREHLGFDTASLDDRAAYERYRTTCRANAERRGRGEPMQGMAFSLDPATYAQS, from the coding sequence ATGGACATGAAGCGTGACGGCGAGCACATCCCCTTCGTGAGCTCGGGGGCGTATCCGATTCGATCCGGCAACACGCTGGAGCCGCTCATCGACGGAGAGCCCGCGTTTCGTCGGATCTGCGAGGCGACTGAGCAGGCGCGCCGGAGCGTGTGGGTCACCGTCGCGTTCCTTGAGCCTCGTGTTCAGATGCCCGATGGTCGGGGGACGGTGTTCGATGTGCTCGATCGCGCTCGGGCGCGGGGCATCGATGTGCGCGTGATCTTCTGGCGCTGCCCGGAGCTCGAAGAGGTCAGCCCGTCGACGCACTTCATGGGAACCGAGGCGCAGCGCGAGAGTCTGCGCACGCGGGGTTCGACGTTTCTGGCGCGGTGGGATCGGGCGACGAAGCTGTACTGCCACCACCAGAAGAGCTGGCTGATCGATGCCGGTGATCCGAGCGAAGTCGCGTTCGTCGGGGGGATCAATCTCGATCATGGCTCGGTCGTGCCGGCCGGGCACCCCCTACGTACGGGGCCCAACATGCATGCACGCGACGCCAACGTGCACGACGTGTACTCCGAACTCCGAGGCCCGTCGGCGACCGACGTCCACCACAACTTCGTCCAGCGCTGGAATGAGGCGAGCGAGCGGGTGGCGGAGGACGGCCGCTGGCATTCCGAATCAGCTGGCGCCGATCTGGAGTTCCCCGAAACGACTTCGCAGGTGGCCGGTGACGTGGTGGTGCAGATTCAACGGACGGTTCGTCGGGGGACATATCGCAATGCGGTCGCGACGCCGGGTGGAGAGCCGTTCCCGATCGAAGAGGGCGACTACAGCATCGCGGATCAATACCTCCGGGCGATCGACGCGGCGCAGCGCACGATCTACTTCGAGGATCAGGCGATCGGATCTCCGGAGGTCGTGGAACGCCTTCTCCCCGCTCTCGATCGCGGAGTCGAAGTCGTCTTTCTCGTCCCGGCCGATGCGAATACCGCCATGGTGGAGGGCCGCAAGGACGACGGGCGCAACCGGTTCTGGGAAGCCCTGACGCGGCTCGGGCAGCACGAGCGGTTCACACTCGCGGGGATCGCGACTCCCGCGGGCGATGGTGCGTACCAACACATCTACGTACACGCGAAGATCTGTCTGATCGACGACGTGTGGTGCACGATTGGATCGACGAACATCGCCAACCGCTCGTTCTATGGCGATACCGAGTTGAACGCGTCGGTGTGGCACGCTCCTACCGTGCGGGACCTGCGGTGCACACTGCTTCGTGAGCACCTGGGGTTCGACACGGCGAGCCTCGATGATCGCGCCGCGTA